In Romboutsia lituseburensis, a genomic segment contains:
- a CDS encoding acetaldehyde dehydrogenase (acetylating): MTLLDKDLLSIQEVRTLVKKAKVAQEKLSQMSQEQIDKIVKAIADNAFENAEKLAKMANEETGFGKWQDKIVKNTFASKMVYETLKDTKTVGIIAENREEKTIDIATGVGVVAGLIPSTNPTSTVIYKTMISLKAGNSIVFSPHPNAKKCILETVKIINEAAISAGCPEDAILCIQTPSIQGTNELMRHKDTKLILATGGEAMVRAAYSSGTPAIGVGPGNGPAFIDKSADVKLAVKRILDSKTFDNGVICASEQSIVVEKFMEDVVVNELKNQGAYFLNEEESQMLSKFILRANGTMNPQIVGKSVETIANLANLKNVPSTAKVLIARETKVGHDVAYSREKLAPILAFYVEENVDKVLNRCREVLLNEGAGHTFSMHANDEELVKRFALNMPVSRILVNTPSALGGIGGSTNLIPALTLGCGAIGGSSTSNNIGPLDLINIKKVAYGVKEIEELKGTTPKVETSVFDSMDKEELINLLVKKIVKELN; this comes from the coding sequence AGCTAAAGTAGCTCAAGAAAAACTTAGCCAGATGAGCCAAGAACAAATAGATAAAATAGTAAAGGCTATAGCAGACAATGCATTTGAAAATGCTGAAAAATTAGCTAAAATGGCTAATGAAGAAACAGGATTTGGAAAATGGCAAGATAAAATAGTTAAAAATACATTTGCATCTAAAATGGTTTATGAAACATTAAAAGATACAAAAACTGTTGGAATAATAGCTGAAAATAGAGAAGAAAAAACTATAGATATTGCAACTGGAGTGGGAGTTGTAGCAGGTTTAATACCTTCAACTAACCCAACATCAACAGTAATATATAAAACGATGATATCTTTAAAGGCAGGAAACTCAATAGTATTCTCGCCACATCCAAATGCTAAAAAATGTATACTTGAAACTGTAAAAATAATAAATGAAGCAGCTATAAGTGCAGGATGCCCAGAAGATGCTATATTATGTATACAAACTCCAAGTATCCAAGGAACTAATGAACTAATGAGACACAAAGATACTAAATTAATATTAGCAACTGGTGGAGAAGCAATGGTTAGAGCAGCTTACTCATCAGGAACTCCAGCAATAGGAGTAGGACCAGGAAATGGACCTGCATTTATAGATAAAAGTGCTGATGTTAAGTTAGCAGTTAAAAGAATATTAGATTCTAAGACTTTTGATAATGGTGTTATATGTGCATCAGAACAATCAATAGTTGTTGAGAAGTTTATGGAAGATGTTGTAGTAAATGAACTTAAAAATCAAGGAGCTTACTTCTTAAATGAAGAAGAAAGCCAAATGTTATCAAAGTTTATACTAAGAGCAAATGGTACTATGAACCCACAAATAGTTGGAAAAAGTGTAGAAACAATTGCAAACTTAGCTAATTTAAAAAATGTACCATCTACTGCAAAAGTATTAATAGCAAGAGAAACTAAAGTAGGACATGACGTTGCTTACTCTAGAGAAAAGCTGGCTCCAATATTAGCATTTTATGTTGAAGAAAACGTAGATAAAGTATTAAATAGATGTAGAGAAGTATTATTAAATGAAGGTGCAGGACATACTTTCTCAATGCATGCAAATGACGAAGAGTTAGTAAAAAGATTTGCACTTAATATGCCAGTATCAAGAATACTAGTAAATACTCCGTCAGCACTTGGAGGAATAGGTGGCTCAACTAATCTTATACCAGCTTTAACATTAGGATGTGGAGCAATAGGTGGAAGTTCAACTTCAAATAATATAGGGCCACTTGATTTAATAAACATTAAAAAAGTAGCTTATGGAGTTAAAGAAATAGAAGAGCTTAAAGGAACTACTCCTAAGGTTGAAACTTCAGTATTTGACTCTATGGATAAAGAAGAGTTAATAAATTTATTAGTAAAAAAAATAGTTAAAGAATTAAACTAG